One region of Roseovarius faecimaris genomic DNA includes:
- a CDS encoding ABC transporter permease — translation MDLATLLQVLDSTVRLATPLLLACLAGLFSERAGIFDIGLEGKMLMAAFFSAAIAFVTGSVWLGLLAGIAGSLALSALHGLASITFRGNQLISGVAINFLAAGMTVLIAQSWFKEGGRTPSLMGGARFEPITLPLAETLQKIPVLGPVYYELISGHTLLVYLAIACVPASWWLLYRTRFGLRLRAVGENPAAVDTAGISVVRLRFAAVAICGVLCGIAGAYLATALQAGFVKDMTAGRGFIALAALIFAKWRPWHALWATLLFGLLQAIALRYQNIELSGVTIPVQLMDALPYILTVIILAGFVGKAIPPRAGGEPYVKER, via the coding sequence ATGGACCTCGCCACCCTCCTCCAGGTCCTCGACAGCACGGTGCGGCTGGCCACGCCGCTTTTATTGGCGTGTCTCGCGGGGCTGTTCAGCGAACGGGCGGGGATCTTTGACATCGGGCTGGAAGGCAAGATGCTGATGGCGGCCTTTTTCTCGGCCGCTATCGCCTTTGTCACCGGCTCGGTCTGGTTGGGCCTGTTGGCGGGGATCGCAGGCTCGCTGGCGCTGAGCGCCTTGCACGGTCTGGCCTCCATCACCTTCCGCGGCAATCAGCTGATCTCGGGCGTGGCGATCAATTTCCTTGCTGCCGGCATGACCGTGCTCATTGCCCAAAGCTGGTTCAAGGAAGGCGGGCGCACGCCCTCGCTGATGGGCGGGGCCCGCTTCGAGCCGATCACCCTGCCGCTGGCTGAGACCCTTCAGAAAATACCAGTGCTCGGCCCGGTCTATTACGAGCTTATCTCTGGTCATACGCTGTTGGTCTATCTTGCAATCGCCTGTGTGCCCGCCTCGTGGTGGTTGCTTTATCGCACCCGCTTTGGCCTGCGCCTGCGCGCGGTGGGCGAGAACCCGGCAGCTGTGGATACGGCGGGTATCTCCGTCGTCAGGCTCCGCTTTGCGGCCGTGGCCATTTGCGGTGTCCTGTGCGGGATTGCCGGGGCCTACCTCGCTACCGCCCTGCAAGCGGGCTTCGTCAAGGACATGACCGCCGGGCGCGGCTTCATCGCGCTGGCGGCGCTGATCTTCGCCAAATGGCGGCCCTGGCATGCGCTGTGGGCGACGCTGCTCTTTGGCCTCCTTCAAGCCATCGCCCTGCGCTATCAGAACATTGAACTGAGCGGCGTGACAATTCCGGTGCAGCTCATGGATGCGCTGCCCTATATCCTGACCGTGATCATCCTCGCAGGCTTTGTCGGCAAGGCCATCCCGCCGCGTGCCGGGGGAGAACCCTACGTCAAGGAACGCTAG
- a CDS encoding sulfite exporter TauE/SafE family protein: MQIYLPIAEVSVNAFLLLGLGGLVGILSGMFGVGGGFLMTPLLFFIGIPPAVAVATEANQIVASSFSGVLAHLRRKTVDLRMGTVLLIGGLIGAALGVIVFNYLKSLGQVDLLVKLCYVVFLGIIGAMMFVESLNAIRNTRKGTPPKRKKHGWVHGLPFKMRFRTSGLYISVIPPVLVGISVGILAAIMGVGGGFIMVPAMIYILGMPTKVVVGTSLFQIIFVTGFTTMLHATTNYTVDIALAVLLLVGGVIGAQIGTRIGVKMKAEQLRILLAIMVLAVCGKLALDLLIMPSELYSIAAEGGH; the protein is encoded by the coding sequence ATGCAAATCTACCTCCCCATAGCCGAGGTTTCGGTCAACGCGTTCCTTCTGCTCGGGCTGGGGGGGCTGGTCGGCATTCTTTCGGGCATGTTTGGCGTGGGCGGTGGCTTCCTCATGACGCCGCTTCTCTTCTTCATCGGCATCCCGCCCGCCGTGGCCGTCGCCACCGAAGCCAATCAGATCGTTGCCTCCTCCTTTTCCGGCGTGCTTGCGCATCTCAGGCGAAAGACGGTGGATCTCCGAATGGGCACGGTGCTGCTCATCGGGGGCCTGATCGGGGCCGCGCTGGGTGTCATCGTCTTCAACTATCTCAAATCGCTGGGCCAGGTCGATCTGCTGGTCAAGCTTTGCTACGTGGTGTTCCTTGGGATCATCGGCGCGATGATGTTTGTCGAAAGCCTCAATGCGATCCGCAACACCCGTAAGGGCACACCGCCCAAACGCAAGAAACACGGCTGGGTGCATGGCCTGCCCTTCAAGATGCGGTTCCGCACTTCGGGGCTTTATATCAGCGTGATCCCCCCGGTGCTGGTGGGGATCAGCGTCGGCATTCTGGCGGCCATCATGGGCGTCGGCGGCGGCTTCATCATGGTTCCGGCGATGATCTATATCCTGGGTATGCCGACCAAGGTCGTGGTGGGCACCTCTCTTTTCCAGATCATCTTTGTCACCGGTTTCACCACCATGCTGCATGCCACCACCAACTACACGGTGGATATCGCCCTCGCGGTGCTGTTGCTTGTGGGCGGGGTGATCGGTGCGCAGATCGGAACACGCATCGGGGTCAAGATGAAGGCCGAGCAGCTCCGTATTCTGCTGGCGATCATGGTGCTTGCGGTCTGTGGCAAGCTGGCGCTCGACCTGCTGATCATGCCGTCCGAGCTCTACTCCATCGCTGCCGAGGGAGGCCACTGA
- a CDS encoding TIGR02186 family protein, which produces MMRRLAALLAVLVLPLGVQAEEVVLGLSSDKVAITSNFDGSDILVFGAVKREKAIPDVPLDVVVSIKGPSEPMTVRRKERRFGIWVNTQAVEIDAAPSFYAVSTTGPLSEVLSNVEDLRHRVSIGRAIRAVGATGQTEDVQAFTDAVIRIHKANDTYQVQEGGVVLDEQTLFRTKITLPSNLTEGDYLTRIFLTREGKVVSSFETVIDVRKVGLERWLFTMSREQPFLYGLMSLAIAIFAGWGASAAFQLLRRG; this is translated from the coding sequence CTGATGCGCCGCCTCGCCGCTCTCCTGGCTGTGCTGGTCCTGCCCCTGGGCGTCCAGGCCGAGGAGGTGGTGCTGGGTCTCAGCAGCGACAAGGTGGCGATCACGTCCAACTTTGACGGCTCCGATATCCTTGTCTTCGGGGCGGTGAAACGTGAAAAGGCCATCCCCGACGTGCCGCTCGATGTGGTCGTGTCGATCAAGGGCCCGTCCGAGCCGATGACCGTGCGCCGCAAGGAGCGCCGCTTTGGCATCTGGGTCAACACCCAAGCGGTTGAAATCGACGCCGCGCCCAGCTTCTATGCAGTGTCCACCACCGGCCCTTTGTCCGAAGTGCTCTCGAATGTCGAAGACCTGCGCCACAGGGTGTCGATCGGCCGGGCAATCCGCGCCGTTGGGGCCACCGGACAGACCGAAGATGTGCAGGCCTTCACTGACGCGGTGATCCGCATCCACAAGGCCAATGACACGTATCAGGTGCAGGAAGGCGGCGTGGTGCTGGACGAGCAGACGCTTTTCCGCACCAAGATCACCCTGCCGTCGAACCTGACCGAAGGCGATTACCTCACCCGTATCTTCCTCACCCGCGAAGGCAAGGTGGTGTCCAGTTTCGAAACCGTGATCGACGTGCGCAAGGTGGGTCTGGAGCGCTGGCTGTTCACCATGTCGCGCGAACAGCCGTTTCTCTATGGGCTGATGTCCCTGGCGATCGCCATCTTTGCCGGTTGGGGCGCGTCAGCGGCATTCCAGTTGTTGCGCCGGGGCTGA
- a CDS encoding cation:proton antiporter has product MTDFLLLAFIFLIAGVVSVPIASRLGLGSVLGYLIAGIVISPVLALLHVDVISIQHFAEFGVVMMLFLVGLELEPKLLWSMRARLLGLGGGQVGLTALAVMAAAMLMGQPWTIALAIGLVLALSSTAIVLQTLGEKGLMKSDGGQASFSVLLFQDIAVIPMLALIPLLALPELQEALSHAEAAHNGEDHHGATLSLVAGLPGWATALVTLGAIAAVVGAGSYLTGPIFRFIAGAQLRELFVATALMMVIGIALLMSLVGLSPALGTFLAGVVLANSEYRHELESDIDPFKGLLLGLFFMTVGAGINFGLLFDNLAQIVALTLGLILLKVTVLYGLAILFGLGGTDRWLFSLGLAQAGEFGFVLLSFTVASAVIPAELADRLLLIVALSMLLTPALFIVYDRLIAPRYSAAEEREMDVIEESSDIIIAGHGRVGGIVSRMLRGAGLNPTVIDFSSKQLEMLKAFGVQAYFGDATRPDLLSAAGIAEAKLLVVAIDDKDQITELVEYVQHTYPDVHIVARAVDRNHVYDLWYIGCRDIIRESYDSSLRLGRSAIEALGYSRDQATRMAEAFNDVDRKGMLAAAEHYDPTIPAHENDAYVGMIRERQAEWAEELETRMTAIMAEAKPKT; this is encoded by the coding sequence ATGACCGATTTCCTTCTGCTTGCCTTCATCTTTCTGATTGCCGGGGTGGTATCGGTTCCAATTGCCTCCCGGCTTGGACTAGGCTCGGTGCTGGGCTATCTCATCGCCGGGATAGTGATCAGCCCGGTGCTGGCGCTGCTGCATGTCGATGTGATCTCGATCCAGCATTTTGCCGAGTTCGGCGTCGTCATGATGCTTTTTCTCGTCGGGCTGGAGCTTGAGCCAAAACTGCTCTGGTCGATGCGTGCGCGCCTTCTGGGGCTGGGCGGCGGCCAGGTGGGCCTGACGGCTTTGGCTGTCATGGCCGCAGCGATGCTGATGGGGCAACCCTGGACCATAGCCCTGGCCATTGGCCTTGTTCTAGCGCTCTCTTCTACCGCGATCGTGCTGCAGACCCTGGGTGAAAAGGGCCTGATGAAATCAGATGGCGGGCAGGCAAGCTTTTCGGTCCTGCTGTTTCAGGATATCGCCGTTATCCCGATGCTGGCACTGATCCCCCTGCTGGCGCTGCCGGAGCTGCAGGAGGCGCTCTCGCACGCGGAAGCTGCGCATAATGGCGAGGATCATCACGGCGCGACTCTGAGCCTTGTCGCCGGTCTTCCGGGCTGGGCCACGGCGCTGGTCACTCTCGGTGCGATTGCGGCGGTCGTGGGAGCGGGCTCTTATCTCACCGGCCCCATCTTCAGATTCATCGCAGGGGCGCAACTGCGTGAACTCTTTGTCGCCACCGCCTTGATGATGGTCATCGGGATCGCCCTGCTGATGTCCCTCGTTGGCCTCTCCCCTGCCCTTGGGACCTTCCTGGCCGGGGTGGTGCTGGCCAATAGCGAATACCGCCACGAGTTAGAAAGCGATATCGACCCGTTCAAAGGCTTGCTTCTGGGGTTGTTCTTCATGACCGTCGGGGCCGGGATCAACTTTGGTCTGCTGTTTGACAATCTCGCGCAGATCGTTGCGCTCACATTGGGCCTGATCCTGCTCAAAGTGACGGTGCTCTATGGCCTGGCCATCCTCTTCGGGCTTGGTGGCACGGATCGCTGGCTTTTCAGCCTGGGCCTCGCGCAAGCGGGTGAGTTCGGTTTCGTCCTGTTGTCGTTCACCGTGGCCAGCGCGGTCATCCCGGCAGAGCTGGCTGACCGACTGCTCTTGATCGTGGCGCTGTCGATGCTGCTGACTCCGGCGCTTTTCATTGTCTATGACCGGCTCATCGCGCCACGTTATTCCGCCGCCGAAGAGCGGGAAATGGATGTGATTGAGGAAAGCAGCGATATCATTATCGCCGGGCATGGCCGCGTTGGTGGGATCGTCAGCCGTATGCTCCGTGGTGCCGGGCTGAACCCGACGGTGATTGATTTCAGTTCAAAGCAATTGGAGATGCTCAAGGCCTTCGGCGTACAGGCCTATTTCGGTGATGCGACGCGGCCCGACCTGTTGAGTGCGGCGGGCATCGCCGAGGCCAAGCTTTTGGTGGTGGCGATTGATGACAAGGACCAGATCACCGAGCTGGTGGAATATGTGCAGCACACCTATCCCGACGTGCATATCGTGGCGCGCGCGGTCGACCGAAACCATGTCTATGACCTTTGGTACATAGGCTGTCGCGATATCATCCGCGAATCCTATGACAGTTCTCTGCGGTTGGGCCGTTCAGCGATTGAGGCCCTGGGGTATAGCCGGGATCAGGCGACGCGAATGGCGGAGGCCTTCAACGACGTGGATCGCAAAGGTATGTTGGCTGCGGCTGAGCATTATGACCCCACCATTCCGGCGCACGAAAATGACGCTTATGTCGGAATGATCCGTGAGCGGCAGGCAGAGTGGGCAGAGGAACTTGAGACACGCATGACCGCCATCATGGCCGAGGCAAAACCAAAGACGTAA
- a CDS encoding cytochrome c1: MFKKLSIAAVTALTLSAGGALAAGGAGYVKDVDFSFEGPFGKFDQNQLQRGLQVYTEICAACHGLQYVPIRTLADEGGPHLPEDQVRAYAEQNFEVFDAEIDDTRPAKPTDHFPGSALENAPDLSLMAKARAGFHGPYGTGMNQLFKGMGGPEYIYSLLTGYTGEEKEEAGVTLYENKAFPGGWIAMAPPLYGDDVEFADGHDTDLSHISKDVSAFLMWAAEPKMMARKQAGLTGVIFLTVLSVLLYLTNKRLWAPVKGKKTS, from the coding sequence ATGTTTAAGAAACTCAGCATCGCCGCTGTCACTGCCCTGACCCTTTCGGCAGGCGGGGCTCTGGCCGCAGGAGGAGCGGGCTACGTCAAGGACGTGGACTTCTCCTTCGAGGGGCCGTTTGGCAAGTTCGACCAGAACCAGCTGCAACGCGGTCTTCAGGTCTATACCGAAATCTGCGCGGCGTGCCACGGGCTGCAATATGTGCCCATCCGTACGCTCGCCGATGAGGGCGGTCCGCACCTGCCCGAAGATCAGGTGCGCGCCTATGCGGAGCAGAACTTCGAGGTGTTCGACGCCGAGATCGACGACACCCGCCCGGCCAAACCGACGGATCACTTCCCCGGTTCGGCACTGGAGAACGCTCCGGACCTGAGCCTGATGGCAAAGGCCCGCGCGGGGTTCCACGGGCCTTATGGCACCGGCATGAACCAGCTCTTCAAGGGCATGGGCGGACCGGAATACATCTACTCGCTCCTGACCGGCTATACCGGTGAGGAAAAGGAAGAAGCCGGTGTGACCCTCTATGAGAACAAGGCCTTCCCCGGCGGCTGGATCGCCATGGCCCCGCCGCTCTATGGAGATGATGTGGAATTTGCCGACGGTCACGACACCGATCTGAGCCACATCTCCAAGGATGTCTCGGCCTTCCTGATGTGGGCCGCCGAGCCGAAGATGATGGCGCGCAAGCAGGCGGGCCTGACGGGCGTGATCTTCCTCACGGTGCTGTCGGTGCTGCTGTACCTGACCAACAAGCGCCTCTGGGCCCCGGTCAAGGGCAAGAAGACAAGCTGA
- the petB gene encoding cytochrome b, producing MAGIPHDHYEPKSNGEKWLHSRLPIVGLLYDTLMIPTPKNLNWMWIWGIVLTFCLALQIITGVVLVMHYTPHVDYAFASIEHIMRNVNGGHFIRYLHMNGASLFFFAVYLHIFRGLYYGSYKAPREITWIIGMLIYLLMMGTAFMGYVLPWGQMSFWGATVITGLFGAIPFIGDALQTWLLGGPAVDNATLNRFFSLHYLLPFVIAALVALHIWAFHTTGNNNPTGVDVRRGSKAEAEKDTVPFWPYFVIKDLFALAVILVVFFAIVGFMPNYLGHPDNYIEANALVTPAHIVPEWYFLPFYAILRAFTGDVWVVMFASWITGGIIDAKFFGVLAMFGAIAVMALAPWLDTSRVRSGRYRPMFKWWFWLLVIDFVVLMWLGAMPAEEPYATFSLIASAYWFFYFLVILPLLGVIEKPDAQPETIEDDFKAHYGKAETPAE from the coding sequence ATGGCCGGAATTCCACACGATCATTACGAGCCCAAGTCGAACGGCGAGAAGTGGCTGCACAGCCGTCTGCCGATTGTCGGGCTTCTGTATGACACATTGATGATCCCCACTCCTAAGAACCTGAACTGGATGTGGATCTGGGGGATTGTCCTCACCTTCTGCCTTGCGTTGCAGATCATCACCGGCGTCGTTCTGGTGATGCATTACACACCGCATGTCGATTACGCCTTTGCGTCGATCGAGCATATCATGCGCAACGTGAATGGCGGGCATTTCATCCGCTACCTGCATATGAATGGCGCATCGCTGTTCTTCTTTGCGGTATATCTGCATATCTTCCGCGGTCTCTACTATGGCTCCTACAAGGCGCCGCGCGAGATCACCTGGATCATCGGTATGCTGATTTACCTGCTGATGATGGGCACGGCCTTCATGGGCTACGTGCTGCCCTGGGGGCAAATGTCCTTCTGGGGGGCCACCGTGATCACCGGCCTCTTTGGCGCGATCCCGTTCATTGGCGACGCTCTGCAAACCTGGCTGCTGGGCGGCCCGGCGGTGGATAACGCTACGCTGAACCGCTTCTTCTCGCTGCACTATCTGCTGCCCTTCGTGATTGCCGCACTGGTGGCGCTGCATATCTGGGCGTTCCACACCACGGGCAACAACAACCCGACCGGTGTCGATGTGCGTCGCGGCTCCAAGGCCGAGGCCGAGAAAGACACAGTGCCCTTCTGGCCCTATTTCGTCATCAAGGACCTCTTTGCCCTGGCGGTGATCCTGGTGGTGTTCTTTGCCATCGTGGGCTTCATGCCGAACTATCTGGGCCACCCGGATAACTACATCGAGGCCAACGCGCTGGTCACCCCTGCGCATATCGTGCCGGAATGGTACTTCCTGCCCTTCTACGCGATCCTGCGTGCCTTCACCGGCGACGTCTGGGTGGTGATGTTTGCCAGCTGGATCACCGGCGGCATCATCGACGCCAAGTTCTTCGGTGTGCTGGCGATGTTCGGTGCCATCGCGGTGATGGCTCTGGCGCCCTGGCTCGACACCTCGCGTGTCCGCTCGGGCCGGTATCGCCCGATGTTCAAATGGTGGTTCTGGCTGCTGGTCATCGACTTCGTCGTCCTGATGTGGCTGGGTGCCATGCCGGCGGAAGAGCCTTATGCGACCTTCTCGCTGATCGCGTCGGCGTACTGGTTCTTCTACTTCCTGGTGATCCTCCCGCTTCTGGGTGTCATCGAGAAGCCGGATGCCCAGCCCGAGACGATCGAAGACGACTTCAAGGCCCATTACGGCAAAGCCGAAACGCCGGCCGAGTAA
- the petA gene encoding ubiquinol-cytochrome c reductase iron-sulfur subunit gives MSHAEDHEGTRRDFLYYATGGAGVIATGAAVWPLVHQMNPSADVQALSSIRVDVSAIQPGTQITVKWLGKPVFIRRRTEEDIAAANDVDVSTLPDPIARNNNIDGDVPATDANRALDESGEWLVQMGVCTHLGCVPLNDAGEFGGWFCPCHGSHYDTSGRIRKGPAPENLPVPLAEFVDESTIKLG, from the coding sequence GTGTCCCACGCAGAAGATCACGAAGGCACCCGCAGAGACTTTCTCTACTACGCCACTGGCGGCGCAGGTGTCATTGCCACCGGGGCCGCTGTCTGGCCTCTCGTTCATCAGATGAACCCGTCGGCCGACGTGCAGGCGCTGAGCTCGATCCGTGTGGATGTCTCGGCGATCCAGCCCGGCACCCAGATCACGGTAAAATGGCTTGGAAAACCGGTGTTTATCCGCCGCCGTACCGAAGAAGACATTGCCGCGGCCAACGATGTGGACGTGAGCACGCTGCCCGATCCGATCGCGCGCAACAACAATATTGACGGCGATGTGCCCGCCACGGACGCCAACCGCGCCCTGGATGAGAGCGGCGAATGGCTGGTTCAGATGGGGGTCTGCACCCACCTGGGATGTGTGCCTCTTAACGACGCGGGCGAGTTTGGCGGCTGGTTCTGCCCCTGCCACGGCTCGCATTACGACACGTCGGGACGAATCCGCAAAGGGCCCGCCCCTGAAAACCTGCCGGTTCCGCTGGCTGAATTCGTCGACGAATCGACGATCAAACTGGGATAA
- a CDS encoding outer membrane protein has translation MTRIMTAASALIIGLAVPAAAEMELSFYLGVQELSDSSGSGVLPGGAPISRNFNWEGNSLEAPIYYGARAIWWTPSDIGFGLEGTHTKAYASSADKAAIGVSRFELSDGHNIITANVMKRWPDAFAAKLTPYVGAGIGVAIPHVDAQVLGAANRTFDYEFTGPAVRGIAGMKYDINDRWAVFGEYQFTWSDNDITIDADPTVPGQTNGKLNTELLTHAINIGIAYRF, from the coding sequence ATGACCCGGATTATGACCGCCGCAAGCGCCCTGATTATTGGGCTTGCCGTTCCCGCCGCCGCAGAAATGGAGCTGAGCTTCTATCTTGGTGTCCAGGAGTTGAGCGACAGTTCCGGATCCGGGGTTCTGCCCGGTGGTGCGCCGATCAGCCGCAACTTCAACTGGGAAGGCAACTCGCTGGAGGCTCCGATCTACTACGGTGCGCGCGCGATCTGGTGGACGCCCTCGGATATCGGATTCGGTCTGGAAGGCACGCATACCAAGGCTTATGCCTCAAGCGCCGACAAGGCCGCCATCGGCGTCAGCCGGTTCGAGCTGAGCGATGGGCACAACATCATCACCGCCAATGTGATGAAACGCTGGCCCGATGCGTTTGCGGCAAAGCTGACGCCCTATGTGGGCGCCGGGATCGGGGTCGCCATCCCGCATGTGGACGCGCAGGTGCTTGGCGCCGCCAACCGCACCTTCGACTATGAATTCACCGGTCCGGCCGTGCGCGGCATCGCGGGCATGAAATATGACATCAACGACAGATGGGCGGTCTTCGGCGAATATCAGTTCACCTGGTCGGACAATGATATCACGATCGACGCGGACCCCACCGTGCCGGGCCAGACCAATGGCAAGCTCAACACCGAGCTTCTGACCCACGCCATCAATATCGGGATCGCCTACCGGTTCTGA
- a CDS encoding ester cyclase — translation MHPTEKIVRQFHESWGMRDPDRGAEIISEDCEFEDVARQEKLNGKEAYKDDYYRWREAFPDGLCEVENVIVSQCGEWATVEFRNTGIHAGVLRSSLGDFPPTGKKAEVRYCSVMRVKDGMVVEGRDYYDSATIARQLGLID, via the coding sequence ATGCACCCCACAGAAAAAATTGTTCGCCAGTTTCATGAATCATGGGGCATGCGCGATCCTGATCGCGGTGCGGAAATCATTTCGGAAGATTGCGAATTTGAAGATGTCGCTCGCCAGGAAAAACTGAACGGCAAGGAGGCGTATAAGGACGACTATTACCGATGGCGGGAAGCGTTCCCAGATGGTCTTTGCGAAGTTGAGAACGTCATTGTCAGCCAATGCGGAGAATGGGCAACGGTTGAGTTCCGCAATACAGGTATTCATGCTGGCGTCCTGCGCTCCAGTCTGGGAGATTTCCCACCAACCGGAAAGAAAGCCGAAGTTCGCTACTGTTCCGTGATGAGAGTAAAAGACGGAATGGTGGTCGAAGGCCGGGATTACTACGACAGTGCAACGATTGCCCGCCAGTTGGGGCTGATTGATTGA
- a CDS encoding glutathione S-transferase — MQLISAGPSPFVRKVRVLLHETGQSEDVEVVEVAATPVATPPELAAANPVGKIPALIRPDGPALYDSRVITRYLDARADAGMYPQARLWETLTLEATADAIMEAGVLMVYEHRVRPEEKVFDGWVDAQWEKITRSVAAINARWMSHLAGPMDMSHIAVGCALGYLDFRHGARGWRKGNDALDDWYAVFAERESMKATAPE, encoded by the coding sequence ATGCAACTGATTTCAGCCGGGCCGTCGCCCTTCGTGCGCAAAGTTCGCGTGCTTTTGCACGAGACCGGGCAGAGCGAGGATGTGGAGGTGGTCGAGGTGGCGGCCACGCCGGTGGCGACCCCGCCAGAGCTGGCCGCGGCCAACCCGGTGGGCAAGATCCCGGCGCTCATTCGCCCCGACGGGCCTGCGCTTTATGACAGCCGGGTGATCACCCGCTATCTGGATGCACGGGCGGACGCGGGGATGTACCCGCAAGCGCGGCTTTGGGAAACGCTGACGCTGGAGGCCACGGCGGATGCGATCATGGAGGCCGGCGTGCTGATGGTTTACGAGCACCGGGTGCGGCCCGAAGAGAAGGTGTTTGACGGCTGGGTCGATGCCCAGTGGGAGAAGATCACGCGCTCGGTCGCGGCGATCAACGCGCGCTGGATGAGCCACCTCGCAGGGCCGATGGACATGAGCCATATCGCGGTGGGCTGTGCGCTTGGCTATCTCGATTTCCGCCACGGGGCGCGTGGCTGGCGCAAGGGCAATGACGCGCTGGATGACTGGTATGCGGTGTTCGCCGAGCGCGAGAGCATGAAGGCGACAGCCCCGGAATAG
- a CDS encoding FMN-binding negative transcriptional regulator — MHPNPVFRQNPDQRALDYARESAFGLLTTAPADEAPLVSHIPFLLSDDGRRAEFHLVRSNPIARALSERALSARLAVQGPHSYISPDWYGIADQVPTWNYIAVHLVGEISPQPQEVMRDLLDRQSAFFEERLRPKIPWKSAKMTPGVMEKMMRQIVPCVMQVESVHSTWKLNQNKPDAARLAAADHVDGYGIGQETALVAALMRAAMEESQ; from the coding sequence ATGCACCCGAACCCTGTTTTTCGGCAAAACCCTGATCAGCGCGCTCTTGACTATGCGAGGGAAAGCGCCTTTGGCCTGCTGACCACGGCACCGGCAGACGAGGCGCCGCTGGTCAGTCACATCCCGTTCCTGCTGAGCGATGACGGGCGTCGGGCGGAGTTTCACCTGGTGCGGTCGAACCCCATCGCGCGGGCACTGTCCGAGCGCGCCTTGTCCGCAAGGCTCGCCGTGCAGGGGCCGCATAGCTACATCTCGCCCGATTGGTACGGGATCGCGGATCAGGTGCCGACCTGGAACTACATCGCCGTGCATCTGGTGGGAGAGATCAGCCCGCAGCCGCAGGAGGTCATGCGTGATCTGCTTGACCGGCAATCGGCATTTTTCGAGGAGCGGTTGCGCCCCAAGATACCGTGGAAAAGCGCCAAGATGACACCGGGTGTGATGGAAAAGATGATGCGCCAGATCGTGCCCTGTGTCATGCAGGTGGAGAGCGTGCACAGCACCTGGAAGCTGAACCAGAACAAGCCGGATGCCGCGCGACTGGCGGCGGCGGATCATGTGGACGGGTACGGCATCGGACAGGAGACAGCGCTAGTCGCCGCCCTGATGCGGGCTGCAATGGAGGAAAGCCAATGA
- a CDS encoding SDR family oxidoreductase: protein MKTIIITGASSGIGRATAEVFLEAGWRVGLIARREDRLREITDVNAEATALPCDVTDATAMRAAFESFAAEAGRLDVLFNNAGIFGPAGPIDEVPLDGFEQVLDVNIRGMFIAAQLAFAQMRRQDPQGGRIINNGSISAHNPRPGSVCYTTSKHAITGMTRSLSLDGRAFDIACGQIDIGNAESELVADLKARQPDMHTMDVSHAARSVLHMAELPPEANVQFMTVMATKMPYIGRG from the coding sequence ATGAAGACCATTATCATCACCGGGGCGAGCTCGGGCATAGGCAGGGCCACGGCGGAGGTCTTTCTGGAGGCGGGCTGGCGCGTGGGGCTGATCGCCCGGCGCGAAGACAGGTTGCGGGAAATAACAGATGTCAATGCAGAGGCGACCGCCCTGCCCTGCGACGTGACCGATGCCACCGCGATGCGCGCCGCGTTTGAGAGTTTTGCCGCCGAGGCCGGGCGGCTTGATGTTCTGTTCAACAATGCCGGAATTTTCGGCCCCGCCGGCCCGATTGACGAGGTGCCACTGGACGGGTTCGAGCAGGTGCTGGATGTGAACATCCGCGGCATGTTCATCGCAGCACAGCTCGCCTTTGCCCAGATGCGCAGGCAGGACCCACAGGGGGGGCGGATCATCAATAACGGGTCGATCTCGGCCCATAATCCAAGGCCCGGATCGGTCTGCTATACCACGTCGAAACATGCGATTACCGGCATGACCCGCAGCCTCAGCCTTGATGGCCGCGCGTTCGATATCGCCTGTGGGCAGATCGACATCGGCAATGCAGAAAGCGAGCTGGTCGCGGACCTTAAGGCCAGGCAGCCCGATATGCACACGATGGACGTCTCTCATGCAGCGCGGTCTGTGTTGCATATGGCCGAGCTGCCACCCGAGGCGAATGTGCAGTTCATGACCGTGATGGCCACCAAGATGCCCTATATCGGGCGGGGCTGA